The genomic segment GGAAAGTTCCCACATCAAAGAATTATTGGTgtaaaatgtcagtagtgccatgGTTGAGAAAGATCTAGAGGAGACCAAGTGTTGGGTAGGGGTTCCCCCAACCACCACAGCCTGTTTGTTCTCTGAAAGGGCCTAAAGCCAGCAGAGTGCAGAGGCCAGCTTCATAAATGATACGTGACTGCAGGGACGCCCTCCCTGCTCTCTAGATCTCCCCAGCTGCTGAAAGCACTTACCCATCAATGGCCACAGTGATTGCTGGACAAATTGGTGCTACAGAGAGTTAACTCTAAAGCAGTGACTTTTTACCCCCATGGACTAGTCCATCTTTGGTGGAATGATTTGCTTGTCACTTCTGTTAGGTTTAAGTTCTGCTAGCTTACATTTCCTGTTAAGTCTCTGGGACGTTGCTTATTGCTTTGGGGACACCAAATTAGAAAAGAGTTAGGAGGTAGAGGTTATCATTGGCTGGTATCAGATTGGCCCTTGTTTGGCTGAGGAAAAGGAATTCCAAAGCTGGAAGATAAAGGTGGTGGGCTGCCTCTGGAACGTGGGAGGTGGATCAGAGCCAAGCAGGGAGCTGGGAAGCCAGGGCAGGGAGTGGCTTGCCTGGTGGCGCAGACCCAGCTCACTCAAGATGGAGCCCACACTGGCAAGCAGGAGACTCAGCTTTGCTCTGGAGGCCCCGTCTGTTCACACGTGGGTATCACTGTGCGAACAGGAGTAGAGACCTGATTGGGCAGAAGCCTTCCTTGTTCTATTTTTGAAGCTTTTTGGCTGAAGCCAGTGTTTCACATGAGGAAATGAAAGTTGGCTGATGTAATTCAGTTGAAAATAGGTGTCACCTTTGGGGACCTAACCCAGATTGTAATTTTCTTTTGCGTGCTGGGTATTCAGAATTCAGTAAAGAGTGTGGTGTCAGGATTGTAACTATGGTTTGTGGAGGATGGGTGAGATTGACTCATTTTGTTAGCAAAAGGTTCGTTTAGATTAATAAATCCCCTCCTGGAAGCATTTGGGACCTCATTGACCTGGGTGGGTCTGGGCAGAAAGCATTGGATGAAGGGTTAGGAAACCTCCGTTTGtaccttcattctttccttttttagagTGAGAAGATGAGAATGACCTCCAGTTCCCATGCATGTTGCTGTGAGGGTCTAGTAGGGCAGAGACAGTGCCCAGCACCAAGCAGGTGCAAGTGAGTTCAATCAGATTGCACTGCAAGTTACCCCTCCAGCGCAGCTGCTTTGAGGGGCAAGGTGTAGGGGGAAGCAGGAGGGGTTTGTAGGGTTGGCAGAGGTGCCCTCCACCCTCCCTGTGGCTCAGGAAAGCTACAGACGATACACAGGCAATGCCCCCCTGGAAGCTGGCAGTGGAAGGTGGGTGGTATGGGTAAGATCCAATTTGACTCTGCTCTCCCGAGCTGTTTTTGAAATTAATTCATTGATGAGAGCATGGCCGTGCTTTAGCCTAGCTATCCTTAACTCGCGGTGTGCACAGGGGACATGCTTCGGGCATTTCATGCAGCCTTGCGGAACTCTCCCGTCAACACCAAGAATCAAGCTGTGAAGGTAAACGGGGTTGTGCTGCAGGTCTGTTGGGTGGTGGTGGGACAGGGCTCTGGCTGTCTGTCTGCCCAGCTGGAGCGTTTGTGTCTCTGCGTCAGTGGGAGTAGGTTGGCACTGGGCAGTGCTTCCACGGAAGCCTCCTGGCACTCCCCAGATGTTAAAGCTTCTCTGACATCAAAGCTTTCTGTGTTTATAGTAAAAGCTCCCCAAAGAAATACTCATTTCTCCCTGGGGCCTCCTGGGGTGAGAAGTCAGCCCAGCCCTTGCTGATTAGCAAAACAGATAAATTAGCTTGCCATAAGGGACAGATCAGTGGTTATGCTTTTACAGGCTACTGAATAGGCTTTATCTGCATAAGGATTTTAAGTGCCTTTAAGatttcttgccttttaaaaacCAGATGAAAACATACACTTACCCCTTACTGCATCACTTAGGCTGTCTAAAATTTGGTCCAAGGAAAGGGGTCTCCCTGCAGCTAGGAAGCTGGCATCTTGTGACGGCATCTTGATGTAATCAAAGGCTGCACTTTGTATAGAGGTAGAGGGTAATGACCTCTGTTCCAAGGTATGAACACAGAGAAGCTGCAGCCACGCaaactttttatttgattttatttttttaaatagacctCCACTACTGTGATCCTGTGGACTGTAAGGCCTTGTTGGTGTCATCACAAATAGTGatgtttggccgggcgcggtggctcacgcctgtaatcctagcactctgggaggccgaggccggtggatcgctcaaggtcaggagttcgagaccagcctgagcaagagcgagacccccgtctctactaaaaatagaaagaaattatctggccaactaaaatatatataggaaaaaattagccgggcatggtggcgcatgcctgtagccccagctactcaggaggctgaggcagaaggattgcttaagcccaggagtttgaggttgctgtgagctaggctgacgccatggcactcactctagcccgggcaacaaagcgagactccgtctcaaaaaaaacaaacaaacaaacaaacaaacaaaaaaaacaaatagtgaTGTTTGTCCACAGTAAAACCACTATTCCCCCTAAAATAAGTGGAATAATTTATTGGCATAAGAAAGggatactttgaaatttaaaccAGTAATAGTTTTAGCCCACTTATTTTGACCATTCTAGGCAAATTAGATATTTGGCAGTGTTCCTGGTGAGTTCTGATCACTGACTTTGGTGTTCCTGTGCCCACTGTGGCCTCAATCCCATTCTCTTTCCTCTGTAGGAGCGAGCCCAGGGTGTGGTGCTGAAAGTACTCACAAACTTCAAGAGCAGTGAAATTGAGCAGGCTGTGCAGTCACTGGACAGAAATGGCGTTGACTTGTTAATGAAGTACATTTATAAAGGGTTTGAGAAGCCCACAGAAAATAGCAGCGCAGTGTTACTCCAGTGGCATGAAAAGGTATGTGAACACATTTCCCCTGCAGGCAGCCCACTGACTTACCCCAGGGTTCAAATCAGCAgaccaggccgggcacagtggcccacacctataatcctagcactttgggaggccaggtgggagaatcgcttgaggccaggagttctgaaccagcctgggcaatggcaagatcccatctctacaaaaaatttaaaaaaaaattagccggctgtggtggcatgcacctataatcccagccactagggaggctgagggcaagaggattgcttgagcccagtagtagGAGGACACAGTGAGCCTTCATTATGctgctgtgctccagcctgggcaacagagcgagaccttgtctgtAAAAAAAAGCAAAGCCAGATTTTCCAAAACAAACGTAGGATGGTCTGATGGGCATAATATGAGATAAGGGGACAAGCCTAAACCTTGGACATCTGAGCATTTACCTCTCCAAAGGAAGCACTTGGTAGGTCTCTGACGATTGCagttgcttttgcttttgaacTGCTGGTTTATACTAGGCAGGACAGGGTGCCCTTGGTATAGGACATGGGTGGGTGACGTGGCATGATAAGGTGGTCACATGCATGTAAGGTAGATGGGGAGTCCCAGGTAGGAGGGAGGTTGGTTGCTGGTAGATTGGGGCTTCATGATACTTTCTTTGCATTGGTGGAGGCAGctgctgggggagagggagtTGGAGGGGTCCTAGAAATGCAGGCTGAGCCCTCCAGCCAGCTGTGAGGgcttcctgccctggcctcagcCTTGCCCTGTGAGGAGGCAGTGGGCAGAAACCTTGACAGTCACTTAATGTGGCCTTCATCCATGTGAAGTAGAAAAAGCTGTGTCTGCCTTTCATGGTATAAGAGCAAGGCCTGTTGTCAAGCCTGTGTGCCACTGTGGCCCCCTCCCACAGGCTCCCCCACACCCCCCAGTGCTACAGTGAGCATGCCACCATTAAAGGAGACCAGGCTATTACACCATCCTTCCCAAGTGGCTCGGTGTTGAGTTGTGAGAGGGGTTCCCTTCCGGGGGGGTTGGCCCCTTGAGGCAGTAGCTGGGCAGTGGTTCTGTGGTTGTGGCCTTTGGTCTTGCTGGTGAGTGTGCTGTGCCTCCTCAGTCTCCCCTCTGCGGGGGCTCAGTAGGTGAGGGTGGCTCTGGTGCTCAGGGGAGGTGAGCAAGCCCTCTGCATGGTGTGGAGGCCAGGCCCTTTTGTCCCTTTAAGGTGACTTGGTGCCTGGTGCCAGCTGTGTCAGCAGGCAGCTCTCAATGGGCTTGGGTACACCTCTGCCTAGGGCAGGGCTGGTAGGctgcaaacaaaaaaatgagcTTGTCAAAAGGGAACTTGAGGGGCTCTGCCATGTGTGCTTGGTGACAGTGTTCTCAAGCCAGTTCTGCTGCCCAAGAGCTGGGGTTCTCAGCATCCTTGGCTCTAGGAAGGGGCTCCTTGCCCAGAACACGGTCTGTTGCAGGCATCTTCTTTCAGAGGGTCATGATGGGATCTAGGTCAAGGGGTGCGCAGTCCCAACTCCCTGGCTCCCCTTGGCCTGCCAGGTCTCATTTGACatatttccttttcctgtccCCACAGGCCTTAGCAGTAGGAGGACTAGGCTCCATTATA from the Eulemur rufifrons isolate Redbay chromosome 7, OSU_ERuf_1, whole genome shotgun sequence genome contains:
- the ARPC5L gene encoding actin-related protein 2/3 complex subunit 5-like protein isoform X2, with amino-acid sequence MARNTLSSRFRRVDIDEFDENKFVDEQEEAAAAAGEPGPDPSEVDGLLRHAVCTGDMLRAFHAALRNSPVNTKNQAVKERAQGVVLKVLTNFKSSEIEQAVQSLDRNGVDLLMKYIYKGFEKPTENSSAVLLQWHEKALAVGGLGSIIRVLTARKTV
- the ARPC5L gene encoding actin-related protein 2/3 complex subunit 5-like protein isoform X1, with translation MARNTLSSRFRRVDIDEFDENKFVDEQEEAAAAAGEPGPDPSEVDGLLRQGDMLRAFHAALRNSPVNTKNQAVKERAQGVVLKVLTNFKSSEIEQAVQSLDRNGVDLLMKYIYKGFEKPTENSSAVLLQWHEKALAVGGLGSIIRVLTARKTV